The Pseudorca crassidens isolate mPseCra1 chromosome 3, mPseCra1.hap1, whole genome shotgun sequence genome includes the window CTAGGTCGGCCATGAACCGGCTGAACCGCTCGAGCTCGTGGGGTGCACAGGCCTGGCCGACCGCGGCCTCCAGGGCAGCCCCGCGCCTGGCCCAAGCCTGGGCCGCTCCCTGCAGCTGCTCCTGCTCGGCCTGAAGCTCCCTTAGCGTCTTTTGAAGGAGGTCCGCCAGCTCCACCTGCAGGGAGGGCGCGGGTACCTCAGTCTGGAGGCAGGGCCCTGACTTAGCCCAGCCTCTAATAGCCCCTCCACACTCACTTTCTTGGCTTGGATGCTGTTAATTGGCTCGGGGAGACCCGGGCCGCATGGCTCGTCAGGCACAGCGTAGGTGGTAAGGTTTTCAGGCCTTGTCTCCTCCTGAGAAGCTGGCAGGCGCTGGGTGGAGTTAAGTAGGTAAGAGCTGGGGACAAAACCAGAGTTCCTTGGGTCGTCCTGCCCCAGGCTGCATGGGCTTAGAATCCCCTGAGTCCCTGGTACCCCTCACTCACCTTGACGCAGAAGTACCAGCTGCTTCCTCTCCAGCCTCTCCACAGGCTGGCCTCATTGCAGCCCAGACCTCGGCTAAAGGAATCAGCCCATCCAGCAGGCCCAGGGATGGCTCTGGGCTGGGATAGGAGGTAAGAGTGTCACTCAGAGAGGGATCCAATCTGGCCAGCTCCTGAACCAGCTCCTCGAGGCGTGGACTGGGCCATGTTGACCTGGAACCAGTCTGGCCAGTGCCCCAAGCCAGGGCAGTGTGGTCAGAAGGCCCCAGGGTATCATTGCCTGGAGGTCTCAGGGCATCACATGGGAGAGGTTTGAGGGGGTCAGTCTCTGCAGCTGTGGGGGGATCAGTGGTCAGCAGTCCAGTGGGGTCAAAGGTTGCAATGTCACCATTTGCAGTCCCAGGGGGACTACAGCATGTAGGTCTGGAGACACTCACAGAACCGTTTACCCCCTGCCAACAGTCATCCGCCCCTGCAGTCTCCGGGTGCTCATGGAGGGGCTGCTCTGAGGGGATTATAGCCTGGTCAGCCCTCTGACCCAAGCCAGCTCCATACTGCCGGTCAGAGGCATGGACACTGGAAGTGGAAGAGACACTAAATCAGAAAAAGTTCTGGCCAAAGATAAATGGTGGCCTCCAAGGGCCATCCacctcccccacctcacccccctgGCTCCCAGCCACCAGCCAGGAGAGGGTTCCCTGCCCCTCCAGCATTTTGTAGATGTGTGTAGGAAGGGATAAGTATCTCACTCTGCTTGAAAGCCTGAGGAAATTCACCTGTTTGGGAGCCCCAGGGGAGCATGGGAGTCTGCAGGTGATCTCATTCTGACCAGCGGGGCTTCTTCCAGGAAAACTTCATCATCAGGAAGGGATGGGAGCCGGGCAGACACAATGCAGTTCTCTGAGGCCCTATGCTCCCAGTCAGAGGGACTGCTCTGGGGGCCCTCTGCAGAACACACCACTGCAACTTCCTTCTGAGTCAGGAACCTGGAAGCAGGGACCCCACACTGACCACGGGGACCAGGAAGGAAGATTCTGGTTCTGCGCCAGACAGACAGTAGGGTGTTGAGGGTGGGATTAGGGGATGTGGTTTGCAAAAGACAGAAGGCTCAAACTGAGGGTGAGTGGGAGGCCCTCTTCTTTCTTGAGCAAGAGATATGAAAGCTGCCTCCCCCCAGCTTTCAGTCCCCAGAGTGGTCCATTTCTCTCACCTGGAAAGTTTGGTCTGAAACAATGGTCTGGGGGTTTCTGCTCCTTGGGGAACAGCCTGGAAAGGCAAGCAGTTGGATGAAATGTTGCTCAAGTTTTCAATCTTCTGGATGCCCCCAAGCCAAGCTTGCTGCCCCTATCTTCCATACCTGGGCAATGGGCATGACCCCTTCTGGACTTCCCCAGGGGGACAAGACTTCCCCCGAAGCGCTCTGACTCCGACCAGCAGGCCTATAGGCATTGCTGAGCCTCAAGGACCGGGGTTTCGGGTCCTCTAGGCTTCGGGGCTGGGTCGCAGGCAGCCATCTGATCTGGTGACCTTCGAACTCTGCCAGCGTCCGCTGCTGCCATTCCCGGGGCTCCGGCCTGGCGAGGCCAGAGCTGGAGCAGGCCTCCCCCGAGCATTCCCCCGCCAACCCACCGCCCCGACCCACGCAATCCAGCTTTCCCGGCTCTGAGAAGCACCACTGCCGCTGCTGGTTGGCGAGGCGTCCCCTGCCGGCGGTTACCGGCGCGGGAGCCCCGGGGCGCGCCGGCTCCGCTTCCCCGCCGGGGTGGCTGAGCAAGGCAGAGCGCGGGTGCGCGGCGGAGGGCCGCGCGGGGGCCGCGGGCCGCAGACGGGCGGGCAGGCTCATGCGGAGCTCCTTGCGCTGGAAGGACGTCTCCCGGAGCACTCGCCGCTGCGCGCCCTGCAGCCGCTGGCGGTAGGCGGCCCGCGACGCGGGCGGACTGGGCGGCTCGGCTGCCCGCGCCGCGGCCTCCGCCTCGGCCGCCAGCGCGTACAGCAACGGGGTGGTCTGGCGGCTGAGCGGCCCCGGGGTGCCCCGGATCTCGGGGGGACGAGGCCCACTGCGTGCGGCGGCCGCGGGCCGGGGCTGCGGGGAGGTGCGAAGCCCGGCGGTGGGGTCCGGGCCGCCCCACACCACGCGCACGTAGTCCCAGTCCAGGTAGGGAAGTTGGT containing:
- the SHROOM1 gene encoding protein Shroom1 isoform X3 encodes the protein MEALGPGGDCASPASSTRSLDLRRLSARADSAYSSFSAASGGPEPRTPSPGTHQLPYLDWDYVRVVWGGPDPTAGLRTSPQPRPAAAARSGPRPPEIRGTPGPLSRQTTPLLYALAAEAEAAARAAEPPSPPASRAAYRQRLQGAQRRVLRETSFQRKELRMSLPARLRPAAPARPSAAHPRSALLSHPGGEAEPARPGAPAPVTAGRGRLANQQRQWCFSEPGKLDCVGRGGGLAGECSGEACSSSGLARPEPREWQQRTLAEFEGHQIRWLPATQPRSLEDPKPRSLRLSNAYRPAGRSQSASGEVLSPWGSPEGVMPIAQAVPQGAETPRPLFQTKLSSVHASDRQYGAGLGQRADQAIIPSEQPLHEHPETAGADDCWQGVNGSVSVSRPTCCSPPGTANGDIATFDPTGLLTTDPPTAAETDPLKPLPCDALRPPGNDTLGPSDHTALAWGTGQTGSRSTWPSPRLEELVQELARLDPSLSDTLTSYPSPEPSLGLLDGLIPLAEVWAAMRPACGEAGEEAAGTSASSSYLLNSTQRLPASQEETRPENLTTYAVPDEPCGPGLPEPINSIQAKKVELADLLQKTLRELQAEQEQLQGAAQAWARRGAALEAAVGQACAPHELERFSRFMADLERVLGLLLLLGSRLDRVHRALARAGADGDPDEQASLLQRLGLLQRQQEDAKELKQHVARRERALREVLARALPADELRAYRALLVGKAAVLAQQRSLDERVRLLQDQLDTVRTDLGRRPATPRPAWPPGTRPPDKPPFPPPLI
- the SHROOM1 gene encoding protein Shroom1 isoform X2 — encoded protein: MEALGPGGDCASPASSTRSLDLRRLSARADSAYSSFSAASGGPEPRTPSPGTHQLPYLDWDYVRVVWGGPDPTAGLRTSPQPRPAAAARSGPRPPEIRGTPGPLSRQTTPLLYALAAEAEAAARAAEPPSPPASRAAYRQRLQGAQRRVLRETSFQRKELRMSLPARLRPAAPARPSAAHPRSALLSHPGGEAEPARPGAPAPVTAGRGRLANQQRQWCFSEPGKLDCVGRGGGLAGECSGEACSSSGLARPEPREWQQRTLAEFEGHQIRWLPATQPRSLEDPKPRSLRLSNAYRPAGRSQSASGEVLSPWGSPEGVMPIAQAVPQGAETPRPLFQTKLSRFLTQKEVAVVCSAEGPQSSPSDWEHRASENCIVSARLPSLPDDEVFLEEAPLVRMRSPADSHAPLGLPNSVHASDRQYGAGLGQRADQAIIPSEQPLHEHPETAGADDCWQGVNGSVSVSRPTCCSPPGTANGDIATFDPTGLLTTDPPTAAETDPLKPLPCDALRPPGNDTLGPSDHTALAWGTGQTGSRSTWPSPRLEELVQELARLDPSLSDTLTSYPSPEPSLGLLDGLIPLAEVWAAMRPACGEAGEEAAGTSASSSYLLNSTQRLPASQEETRPENLTTYAVPDEPCGPGLPEPINSIQAKKVELADLLQKTLRELQAEQEQLQGAAQAWARRGAALEAAVGQACAPHELERFSRFMADLERVLGLLLLLGSRLDRVHRALARAGADGDPDEQASLLQRLGLLQRQQEDAKELKQHVARRERALREVLARALPADELRAYRALLVGKAAVLAQQRSLDERVRLLQDQLDTVRTDLGRRPATPRPAWPPGTRPPDKPPFPPPLI
- the SHROOM1 gene encoding protein Shroom1 isoform X1 is translated as MEALGPGGDCASPASSTRSLDLRRLSARADSAYSSFSAASGGPEPRTPSPGTHQLPYLDWDYVRVVWGGPDPTAGLRTSPQPRPAAAARSGPRPPEIRGTPGPLSRQTTPLLYALAAEAEAAARAAEPPSPPASRAAYRQRLQGAQRRVLRETSFQRKELRMSLPARLRPAAPARPSAAHPRSALLSHPGGEAEPARPGAPAPVTAGRGRLANQQRQWCFSEPGKLDCVGRGGGLAGECSGEACSSSGLARPEPREWQQRTLAEFEGHQIRWLPATQPRSLEDPKPRSLRLSNAYRPAGRSQSASGEVLSPWGSPEGVMPIAQAVPQGAETPRPLFQTKLSRTRIFLPGPRGQCGVPASRFLTQKEVAVVCSAEGPQSSPSDWEHRASENCIVSARLPSLPDDEVFLEEAPLVRMRSPADSHAPLGLPNSVHASDRQYGAGLGQRADQAIIPSEQPLHEHPETAGADDCWQGVNGSVSVSRPTCCSPPGTANGDIATFDPTGLLTTDPPTAAETDPLKPLPCDALRPPGNDTLGPSDHTALAWGTGQTGSRSTWPSPRLEELVQELARLDPSLSDTLTSYPSPEPSLGLLDGLIPLAEVWAAMRPACGEAGEEAAGTSASSSYLLNSTQRLPASQEETRPENLTTYAVPDEPCGPGLPEPINSIQAKKVELADLLQKTLRELQAEQEQLQGAAQAWARRGAALEAAVGQACAPHELERFSRFMADLERVLGLLLLLGSRLDRVHRALARAGADGDPDEQASLLQRLGLLQRQQEDAKELKQHVARRERALREVLARALPADELRAYRALLVGKAAVLAQQRSLDERVRLLQDQLDTVRTDLGRRPATPRPAWPPGTRPPDKPPFPPPLI
- the SHROOM1 gene encoding protein Shroom1 isoform X4; its protein translation is MEALGPGGDCASPASSTRSLDLRRLSARADSAYSSFSAASGGPEPRTPSPGTHQLPYLDWDYVRVVWGGPDPTAGLRTSPQPRPAAAARSGPRPPEIRGTPGPLSRQTTPLLYALAAEAEAAARAAEPPSPPASRAAYRQRLQGAQRRVLRETSFQRKELRMSLPARLRPAAPARPSAAHPRSALLSHPGGEAEPARPGAPAPVTAGRGRLANQQRQWCFSEPGKLDCVGRGGGLAGECSGEACSSSGLARPEPREWQQRTLAEFEGHQIRWLPATQPRSLEDPKPRSLRLSNAYRPAGRSQSASGEVLSPWGSPEGVMPIAQAVPQGAETPRPLFQTKLSRTRIFLPGPRGQCGVPASRFLTQKEVAVVCSAEGPQSSPSDWEHRASENCIVSARLPSLPDDEVFLEEAPLVRMRSPADSHAPLGLPNSVHASDRQYGAGLGQRADQAIIPSEQPLHEHPETAGADDCWQGVNGSVSVSRPTCCSPPGTANGDIATFDPTGLLTTDPPTAAETDPLKPLPCDALRPPGNDTLGPSDHTALAWGTGQTGSRSTWPSPRLEELVQELARLDPSLSDTLTSYPSPEPSLGLLDGLIPLAEVWAAMRPACGEAGEEAAGTSASSSYLLNSTQRLPASQEETRPENLTTYAVPDEPCGPGLPEPINSIQAKKVELADLLQKTLRELQAEQEQLQGAAQAWARRGAALEAAVGQACAPHELERFSRFMADLERVLGLLLLLGSRLDRVHRALARAGADGDPDEQ